Below is a window of Coregonus clupeaformis isolate EN_2021a chromosome 15, ASM2061545v1, whole genome shotgun sequence DNA.
CTTCACATCCTCATCAGTAGCGATCATGTCCTTAGTGCTCTCAGGGGTCAGTGCCATGTCAGGAGTGGAGTTCTGGGTGCTTGAGTCTGATGTGTGAACCTCTGTCATGGTCTCTGATGACTGGGTGGTCACCATGGAGATCTGTCTCTGAGAGGTGgcagtggtctgtgtgtgtgtgttcatatctgttgtctgtgtttctgtctgcgCCTGTGTCGAAGTGTTGGTAGTGGATGGCTTTCTCTCTGTCCTAGTTGCCATAGACGAGGTGGTCAGAGGGACTCCAGGTAGCTGCCACTCCAGCGGGAGGATGGCCAGGTTCCTAGCCAGGGAGAACTGGGAGAGGGAGCTCTACCCGGAGGTAAGGGGGGTTAGGTTGAGGTCAGAGGGGAAACTGCCTGGATGTGTGAATCTCTGTCTGTCCGTATAGTAAGTCAGGTTTCAGTAACTTACGTGGGCACGTGGTAGAGTCGGAGAGTCAGGACTTATGTAAATTTTCTCCACATGGGTCTTCACTTGCCGGGGTGTCCTTTGATTTGCCTGCATAAGACAATTGCAATACCCAATGATAAAACATTATGGGAAAGATATTTTGCTCACAATAAAATATGATACAGCATGTTTGCTTGTCTCACAGAGTTTGGTCTTTGTCCCAAATTAGTTCCCTTGTCTGTTTCTGGTTTTGTACTTCTGGGTTCGTGGTCTTGAGATGATTTCAATAGCTGGACTTCAGTCCAGtctttctccctccctacctTTCCATTACTCTTGTCCTTGACCTTTTTGGTTGTAACATCTCCTCCAGACCAGTCTGAGCCTGTTTAGATTAGACATTTTGATTTTGAAGACACATCTTTCCAAGTGGAGCAATATCATTCTATATCTAATCAACAGACAACCCATAACACTCACCAGTATCAGATGCATTATCTTCGTCCTGGTCCTTTTTACTCTGTCTGTGCTGAGAGGGGACGAGTTTTCTTCAGCTTGACTTTCCCTCCACAGCAGAAGAGAGTGAACAGCTGCAGGGCCGCCACAGCTGGATAGATGCTCTGCTTCTTCTCTTTCTGCTGGGTCTCCTTTGCTTTCTCCACAGGGGAGACCTCAGGGTCACAATCAGTACATCAGTTAGAAATCTACTGATATTTCAAACTACAATATCAATAGCCAATGAGCTCTAGTGTGTTTCCATGGCAAAATGTTACCCAATAATAACTAGGGTTAGTGCTATCCGAGATCCTTGAgacatccctaccctaaaccctaaccgtacctctacccttaccctaactctaaccttaacccttaccttaaccatttcaatttcaacttcaatgggggtaAGGTCAGAGTTGGGACGTTCCATGGATTCCGTTAAGACTTTTTAACTAGTAGGGCCTACCCCATCCGAAGGGGCATTGTGACATTATCACATTTGTCAAGCAGTGTCAAAGTATCAAATTCAACACAATATACTGTGTTTTCCTTATTGTGGTCATTATCAATTATCAAATGCATTGGCAAATCCTCATTGATAAGCAGGTTTGGATGTCTTACCGAGTTAGATCTTTGTTTAATGTCTTTTTCTGTTTCCGGTGTCGTTCTGCGTTTGTGGTCCTGAAATTTCTGAACTTCAAACCAAACTTTCTCTTTCCGAACCTTTCCTTTACTCTTGTCCTTGATCCTTTTCACATCACCTGCAGAATAGTCAGAGCCTGTAAGTGAAACATTTCCTCCAAGTGAAGCCTAAATAATTGTACTATGTAGCAGCACTAGTCAATAGACACCTCCTCACACTCACCAGTATCAGAGTCATTATTGTTGTTCGTATCGTGTATCGttgttgcctttctcccctcACCACTCTGGGAGGGATCAAATGGTGTCTTCTTCATCCTGACGCAGCTCAGCAGTGTAAACAGCTGAAGAAAGGTCAGGGCTGGAGGGATGCTCTTCTCCTTGGgtttatttttatgtttatgGGTCTCCTTTGGTTGCTCCCtaggggagaccagagggacaggGTCACTAAGTGTCTGACCCATAACACGCTAGGGTAGTGTACTGTTGTAATCAATCAAATCAGTTATAGGTTGAGAGATGTAGCTAACACGCTCTTCCTGAGCTTGTCTAACAATTTTAATGTGGTCTGGGATTCTGTTAGAAGTGTGTTTCCGTGGCAACGTTACCTCATAATGTTCCCTTATAATAACTAGTACTCCATCCCTGGTAAAGTGACATTGTGACATCATCAAGTTCCAGAACACTGGAGCAGCCTATTACTATAGACCTagtctgcctgtatgtctgtatgtctgtctgtctgtacagatgtaggatcttaatttgatcactcttttgttgctgagatttGTACTGCAGAGCAAGAAATGCAATCTTGTATTGTATtacaaaaggcttctaaagtttgtcatttccattttaaaatgtcagacttgatttgcccaaacagaaaatgtatcaacccctacaaaaaatgtccattaattataatccacatcataattcacatttcctgttgctgcaaaattattttcctgctgtagcaaactggctcaaattaagatcctacatctgtatgtctgtctctctctttccttctctctccatctctctctctgcctgtactCATATTCAACCTCTGCCTTCACCCTATTGAAGCACTTTGTTTTCTCATCTATTGCCTGCCTGCATCATGTTGCAAGGAGAGGGTGGCTGAGCACAGGTCAATCACTCCACATTGAGAATGATTATACAGTTGATTATCAAGTGCCACACTCAACATATTACTACTGTTGGCAATCAGAATACATACTTGTTGTAGTCCAAGAGTCTACTCAGTGAATACATGCAGGCCAGCGGGCAAGAGTCATGGCAACACATCTATATTCACACCTCCTCTATGTCTGCACTATTAAAACCAGATCGCCGCCACATGTAGCATAAGAGATAGGTAAACAGCCTTTATGCGACACCTTCATTATTCACCATCTTTGTCATCTGTATGGGAGAGCATGGGGAGGCAGTGCTGTGCTGCTATGCCTTAAAAGGCCACCAGAGAGCATAAAATGACTACTTACAGTATGTCAATGACCAAATGTTGTATGTAAAGCAATCATGAATGGTTTTCTAATATACTGTTTAGTACAACACATATCATAAAATAGTCTACACATCATAACATAGGCTACACACAAGTGCAAGTTTCAGTGGGGTAACTGAATTGATTCCCTTCAAAAATGTTAGTCCATTTATCCAATGaatcctcctgtttctctctctctctctctctctctctctctctctctctctctctctctctctctctctctctctctctctctcgctctcttttatcCTCCCAAGACTGTTacatgtgtaatatgtttttttatCCAATGATAGTAAAGATCATTAATGTTGCCATTAATTTGAAAACGATAAAAAACTGTCAGTTCAGTGTTTGGCTACAGTTTAGCCCTGCAGCTCTCTGTAAAGGCAGTAAGGCTCTTGCAGTCCAGTGAAGATTAGATTGCTTTACAGGCCAGTGAGCCTGGGTGAATCCACAGAGAGCCGCACACAAAGACTGGCACAGAGAGATCAGAGTGGTGCCTCCTGGGTAGTGATGATGAACAAACCTTGGCCTCTCCTGAAGACGATAACAAATGCCTTCATCCTCCAGCCAAGACCATTAGTGGCCAGATAAAtgcagggtgtgtgtatgtgtttcagaggGTTAATGTACATGTGGGTGTGTTGGTAGTAAGTGTTCTATAGAGGGACGATGTGTGTTTTCTtctatgtgtgtctgtcagtgtgtttatGCACTCTACCTAGTCTTCCTTTCAGACCCCTAGACACTTGTATGGCCACAGGGTGCATCTTGATGGCTTATTGGATTCCTTTTAGTGAGGGCCAGTAGCTAAACAAATAAAGGAAGCCATGTCTCTGTGTTATGACCTCCACCACTGTGGTCACAGCCGGCATGAAGTCTATTATACATTTACAGGATAAACATTTTAACTTCAAACATTAAACCAAGCAGAACTAGGTAGGACGGGGAATCATATACTGTACCTTGGGACTCTGGTCTAGTGGTGTTATCTCAGTGAATAGTGCAAGGTGTTGTAATATCAGAATCAATACACAAATatatgtgtatgtgcgtgcatgcattcctgcct
It encodes the following:
- the LOC121583286 gene encoding uncharacterized protein LOC121583286; amino-acid sequence: MREQPKETHKHKNKPKEKSIPPALTFLQLFTLLSCVRMKKTPFDPSQSGDVKRIKDKSKGKVRKEKVWFEVQKFQDHKRRTTPETEKDIKQRSNSHRQSKKDQDEDNASDTGSDWSGGDVTTKKVKDKSNGKANQRTPRQVKTHVEKIYISPDSPTLPRAHSSLSQFSLARNLAILPLEWQLPGVPLTTSSMATRTERKPSTTNTSTQAQTETQTTDMNTHTQTTATSQRQISMVTTQSSETMTEVHTSDSSTQNSTPDMALTPESTKDMIATDEDVKDDSAEDLISTLTDTSMEKFVSETSLKALDEEDNNEMKDMAASASPATDNANEDAKLLELLYYYYYYYFMTTC